In one Methanospirillum lacunae genomic region, the following are encoded:
- a CDS encoding ATP-binding response regulator, whose product MIKGKKILIVEDEMVISLEIAATLKRLGYIVAGQAITGNDALKLVEETDPDLILMDIRLKGNMDGIEAACQVSDRFDLPVIFLTAHSDEATLERAIAVSPSGYLIKPFKDRELYSSIELALHKHDIRQRIRPERIVREVQSDLAHLSDVSALVISPRGIIIRANQKACDLFETDQDDLCGTQITTWICTDTPILDVLSGSEGSILPYNVAVRSLGGTIKKVNIEAGFIAGEEGRIRGYLLAIPHVC is encoded by the coding sequence ATGATAAAAGGGAAGAAGATTCTTATCGTTGAGGACGAGATGGTCATCTCTCTTGAGATAGCCGCTACGCTCAAACGACTTGGTTACATCGTGGCAGGTCAGGCTATCACTGGCAATGACGCACTCAAACTTGTAGAAGAGACTGATCCTGATCTTATCCTGATGGATATCAGACTGAAAGGAAATATGGATGGCATTGAAGCAGCCTGCCAGGTCAGTGACCGTTTTGACCTTCCGGTAATCTTTCTCACTGCTCACTCAGATGAAGCAACCCTTGAACGTGCGATCGCTGTCAGTCCTTCAGGATATCTTATCAAACCGTTTAAAGACCGGGAACTCTACTCCTCAATCGAACTTGCCCTTCACAAACATGATATCAGGCAGCGAATCCGTCCTGAACGGATCGTTCGTGAGGTTCAGTCAGATCTTGCCCATCTTTCTGATGTGAGTGCTCTGGTTATCAGCCCGCGTGGTATCATCATAAGGGCAAACCAGAAGGCATGCGATCTCTTTGAAACAGATCAGGATGACCTTTGTGGTACCCAGATTACAACCTGGATCTGTACTGATACTCCCATACTAGATGTGCTTTCAGGGTCAGAAGGTTCCATTCTTCCGTACAATGTTGCGGTCAGAAGTCTGGGTGGAACAATAAAAAAAGTCAATATCGAGGCCGGTTTTATTGCAGGTGAGGAAGGGAGGATTCGGGGATACCTGCTGGCTATCCCTCATGTCTGCTGA
- a CDS encoding GNAT family N-acetyltransferase yields MTTISTLEISTPGGIVTVTKVTSARTGDMRVLYQAGDWWDDSWDETLLSAIVQKSFAFVAAVAPDGNWIGMGRLISDGVSDAYMQDIVVLPEWEGHGIGSAIVKCLVMICKECGIDWIGTISEPETEYFYRRFGFARMNRYTPMRYER; encoded by the coding sequence ATGACAACAATATCAACTCTTGAAATATCTACTCCGGGTGGCATCGTTACAGTCACAAAGGTCACTTCTGCCAGAACCGGAGATATGCGTGTCCTATATCAGGCAGGAGACTGGTGGGATGACTCATGGGATGAAACTCTCCTCTCTGCAATCGTTCAGAAGAGTTTTGCCTTTGTTGCCGCCGTTGCCCCTGATGGGAACTGGATTGGGATGGGCCGGCTGATCTCTGATGGCGTATCTGATGCATATATGCAGGATATCGTGGTACTTCCTGAATGGGAGGGGCATGGAATCGGCTCTGCCATTGTCAAATGCCTTGTTATGATCTGTAAAGAGTGTGGGATCGACTGGATAGGCACGATTTCTGAACCTGAAACCGAATACTTCTACCGCAGATTCGGGTTTGCACGGATGAACCGGTATACCCCGATGAGGTATGAGCGGTAG
- a CDS encoding DUF1848 domain-containing protein — protein sequence MGDQQVTLGGTPAGPSSSVIVTDIHPVIISVSRATDIPGFYMDWFLRRFHEGSIIWKNPYRQNRRQRVLFDKTGAAVFWTKDPGSLLARADEIDDLGIHWYAQVTLNDYEGLGYELRVPLLEKRVRDFQDLSGRLGKERVIWRFDPLLLSDNLSLSSLQERIERLFSLLGPYCERMVFSYIDLRYRGVMRNMKQYGLTDIREFLPDEKLQVAEVLERCAQKYGVLVMACCQELDLRRYGIVPGRCVDDRIFRRIAAQDPEFMGWLERDARKDTGQRAHCTCIVSKDVGEYSTCLHQCRYCYANRSDEMVAGRYLLHRQAINQGIIPESIVPEF from the coding sequence ATGGGTGACCAACAGGTAACACTCGGGGGAACACCTGCTGGTCCTTCTTCGAGTGTCATCGTCACTGATATCCACCCGGTCATCATCTCGGTGAGCCGGGCAACTGATATTCCAGGATTTTACATGGACTGGTTTTTACGCCGGTTCCATGAAGGGTCAATCATCTGGAAGAATCCATACCGGCAGAACCGGAGACAGAGGGTTCTCTTTGATAAAACCGGGGCAGCGGTTTTCTGGACAAAGGATCCGGGTTCTCTTCTTGCAAGGGCTGATGAGATTGATGATCTCGGCATCCACTGGTATGCCCAGGTCACCCTGAACGATTACGAAGGTCTCGGGTATGAACTCCGGGTACCTCTTTTAGAGAAACGGGTCCGGGACTTTCAGGATCTGAGTGGCCGACTCGGAAAAGAGCGAGTTATCTGGCGGTTCGATCCCCTCCTTCTCTCTGATAATCTTTCTCTCTCTTCTCTTCAAGAACGTATTGAACGCTTATTCTCTCTATTGGGGCCATACTGCGAGCGGATGGTCTTTAGTTACATTGATCTCAGGTACCGGGGGGTGATGAGGAATATGAAGCAGTATGGATTGACTGATATCAGGGAATTTTTGCCAGATGAAAAACTGCAGGTTGCAGAGGTGCTTGAGCGGTGTGCACAGAAGTATGGGGTTCTGGTTATGGCCTGCTGTCAGGAACTCGATCTCAGAAGGTATGGAATTGTCCCCGGACGCTGCGTTGATGACCGGATCTTTCGTAGAATCGCAGCACAGGATCCTGAGTTCATGGGTTGGCTTGAGCGGGATGCCCGAAAAGATACCGGGCAGCGGGCTCATTGTACCTGTATCGTCTCCAAGGATGTAGGTGAGTACTCAACCTGTCTGCATCAGTGCAGGTACTGTTACGCAAACCGGAGCGATGAGATGGTTGCCGGGCGATATCTCCTCCACCGGCAGGCAATAAATCAGGGTATCATCCCTGAGTCAATAGTGCCTGAGTTCTGA
- a CDS encoding AN1-type zinc finger domain-containing protein — MDQMVECEFCGTEVSGGSAFTCTYCHGTFCPAHRLPFNHACPNIEEWRNSKPSAKKVKKQTSESRVLTDQKGLVVGGVLMLALIIVFLLLFRIL, encoded by the coding sequence ATGGATCAGATGGTGGAATGTGAGTTCTGCGGAACCGAAGTCTCTGGTGGTTCTGCTTTTACCTGCACCTATTGTCATGGGACCTTCTGTCCTGCACACAGGCTTCCCTTCAACCATGCCTGCCCGAATATTGAGGAGTGGCGTAACTCTAAGCCCTCAGCAAAAAAAGTGAAAAAGCAAACATCCGAATCCAGGGTTCTGACTGATCAAAAAGGCCTTGTGGTTGGTGGTGTGCTGATGCTTGCCCTGATCATCGTGTTCCTTCTCCTCTTCAGGATATTGTAA
- a CDS encoding ADP-ribosylglycohydrolase family protein: MNPDYSDSQEKLPDLRPGARLLVGMAIGDAFGAGFENKSRFEITLPDDPISCHVTDRYTDDTQMAIGVTELLVSAKPFTEENLADSLLIAYRRDPRSGYSPVTTRMLQDSKNGSEFLQSLSEDEIRERKSDGAAMRALPIGFIPDLDEVIRCATLSARITHGHPDAIAATVGIALICHERYYLKRSFQEIVQNLPEKIPSLTPEGKEYLKRIIDSGWSPEIILCEHAGYGVPYTESLILLGAVISILQNYGDNPYRVLRESILLGGDTDTTAAITLGASCIHPEKDLPVSLMTCLESEPFGKKFLVHLGNQLDLRFPVTIS, from the coding sequence ATGAACCCTGATTATTCTGACTCACAAGAAAAACTGCCAGACTTACGTCCTGGTGCACGACTTCTTGTAGGCATGGCCATCGGCGACGCATTTGGAGCAGGGTTTGAGAATAAAAGCCGTTTTGAAATAACCCTTCCTGATGATCCGATTTCATGTCACGTCACTGACAGGTATACTGATGATACCCAGATGGCTATTGGTGTGACTGAACTCCTTGTATCAGCAAAACCCTTCACAGAAGAGAACCTTGCTGATAGCCTGCTTATTGCATACAGACGTGATCCACGTTCCGGGTATTCACCAGTTACAACACGGATGCTACAGGATTCAAAAAATGGATCCGAGTTTCTGCAAAGTCTTTCAGAAGATGAGATCCGAGAGCGAAAAAGCGATGGGGCGGCCATGCGGGCACTGCCTATCGGGTTTATCCCTGACCTTGATGAGGTTATCAGGTGTGCAACGCTTAGTGCCCGGATCACGCATGGCCATCCAGATGCCATTGCCGCAACGGTTGGAATAGCACTGATCTGCCATGAACGGTATTATTTGAAGAGATCTTTTCAAGAGATTGTACAGAACCTCCCGGAAAAGATACCCAGCCTTACTCCTGAAGGAAAAGAATACCTGAAAAGAATCATAGATTCAGGATGGAGTCCCGAGATCATTCTCTGTGAACATGCCGGATACGGAGTTCCATATACAGAGTCACTGATCCTTCTTGGTGCTGTGATCTCCATTCTTCAGAATTATGGGGATAACCCCTATCGGGTACTTCGTGAATCAATTTTACTCGGTGGGGATACTGATACAACCGCTGCAATCACTCTGGGAGCATCATGTATTCATCCAGAAAAAGACCTGCCGGTCAGTCTGATGACCTGCCTTGAGAGTGAACCCTTCGGAAAGAAATTTCTGGTCCACCTTGGTAATCAGCTGGACCTCAGATTCCCGGTTACAATATCCTGA
- a CDS encoding ABC transporter ATP-binding protein, whose product MLELQDLHVAIGDREILHGINLHIEQGETHVLMGPNGSGKSTLLMAIMGFDAYKVTSGKIIMNGVDVTDKPVHERARLGMGIMFQRPPTISGLKLGKMLNVINPDKDRDIQPAITRMNMVDFLERDINQGFSGGEIKRSEILQMMVQDPSFIMLDEPESGVDLENIHLMGESIAFLLQKHQRFANRKNSGLVITHTGYIMDYLDVDKGHVMINGEFKCHGNPRDILKLIKEKGYNECLRCDKIV is encoded by the coding sequence ATGCTAGAGTTACAGGATCTGCATGTTGCGATAGGGGACCGTGAGATTCTTCATGGGATAAATCTGCACATCGAGCAAGGGGAAACCCACGTGCTCATGGGACCGAACGGTTCTGGTAAATCAACCCTCCTGATGGCTATTATGGGCTTTGATGCCTACAAGGTGACCAGTGGAAAGATCATCATGAACGGGGTTGATGTAACAGATAAACCGGTTCATGAACGGGCAAGACTCGGCATGGGAATCATGTTCCAGCGCCCTCCCACAATATCAGGTCTGAAACTTGGAAAGATGCTGAACGTCATCAACCCTGATAAAGACCGGGATATCCAGCCTGCCATTACCCGGATGAACATGGTGGATTTTCTTGAACGTGACATCAACCAGGGATTCTCTGGTGGCGAGATAAAACGGAGTGAGATCCTCCAGATGATGGTGCAGGATCCCTCGTTCATCATGCTTGACGAGCCTGAGAGTGGTGTGGATCTTGAAAATATTCACCTCATGGGCGAGTCCATTGCATTCCTCCTCCAGAAACACCAGCGGTTTGCTAACCGTAAAAACAGCGGACTTGTCATCACCCATACCGGGTACATCATGGATTATCTTGATGTTGACAAAGGCCATGTGATGATAAACGGCGAGTTCAAATGCCATGGCAACCCCCGCGATATTCTGAAACTGATCAAGGAGAAAGGATACAACGAGTGCCTGCGCTGTGACAAAATCGTATAA
- a CDS encoding pyridoxamine 5'-phosphate oxidase family protein, producing MVTLTPEICEAFSALKVFPLATASKDGIPNVAPMGSVFLIDPETIWIGDNFMHKSLKNVLENPKAAIYLYGAGAKGCYQIKADVTVKTSGPEHARMTEMIHEKKPGLPAKSLLILKISGVFECMPGTDAGKQLL from the coding sequence ATGGTTACATTAACTCCTGAAATCTGTGAGGCATTCTCAGCACTGAAGGTCTTTCCTCTCGCAACTGCTTCAAAAGATGGCATTCCGAATGTTGCTCCAATGGGCTCAGTCTTTCTCATCGATCCTGAGACGATCTGGATCGGTGACAATTTCATGCACAAAAGCCTGAAAAATGTGCTTGAAAACCCGAAGGCAGCCATTTATCTCTATGGAGCAGGTGCAAAAGGATGCTACCAGATAAAGGCAGATGTGACAGTAAAAACATCAGGACCAGAGCATGCCCGGATGACAGAGATGATTCACGAGAAAAAACCAGGTCTTCCGGCAAAATCCCTCCTCATCCTTAAAATCAGCGGCGTCTTTGAATGCATGCCCGGAACTGACGCGGGCAAGCAACTGCTATAA
- a CDS encoding PAS domain-containing protein, translating to MNRQYKKTTAMAFRCKADAALGFEYVDEGSRHVTGYTQTDLVEAGQVCLPDLIQQGEREQVRQQIQDGINREGSFAVQFSMVTKDKTVVEGILIGKGIFPKPLMISGIEGYIVRMQE from the coding sequence ATGAACAGACAATACAAAAAAACCACCGCAATGGCATTTCGGTGCAAGGCAGATGCTGCACTTGGATTCGAATATGTTGATGAGGGATCCAGACATGTTACCGGGTATACCCAAACCGACCTGGTTGAGGCCGGGCAAGTCTGCCTGCCAGACCTGATTCAGCAGGGAGAACGTGAACAAGTCAGACAACAGATACAGGATGGAATCAACAGGGAGGGATCATTTGCTGTTCAATTCAGTATGGTCACCAAGGATAAGACCGTTGTTGAAGGAATCCTGATTGGTAAGGGAATTTTTCCAAAGCCCCTGATGATTTCCGGAATAGAGGGATACATCGTCAGAATGCAGGAGTAG